The following nucleotide sequence is from Halodesulfovibrio sp. MK-HDV.
ATTTGGTATTTTCGGGGTTGAGCTTTTCATTAAAGGTGACGATGTGATCTTCAGCGAAGTTTCACCACGTCCACACGACACAGGTCTTGTGACTGTTATTTCTCAGAACTTGAGTGAATTTGCTTTGCATGCCCGTGCTATCCTCGGACTTCCGATTCCGGAAATCACTCAGCGTGGTGCAGCAGCATCTAGCGTTGTTCTGGTGGAAGGAAATGGCACAGGTGCGACATTCTCAGGGCTCGATAAAGCCTTGAGCGAACCGGAAACCCAGCTTCTTATTTTTGGTAAAGCAGAAGTACAGGGACGGCGTCGTCTAGGTGTAGCACTTGCCCTTGATGAAGATATTGAGAAGGCAAAAGCCAAAGCTAAACGTGCTTCTTCAGCCGTTACTGTGACTTTTTAAGTAGATGTATGCCTAGGGTGTGTTTCTTAAGTGAATTAAGAAACACACCCTAGTACGTTTGAATTAACCAAACGTACTAGGCAGGTGATATGTAAGGTTGGCTACTCACTCTTGGAGTTAACCACCCAGAGAGCACAGTCTGTAAACTGGCGGAGCAGGTCACTAGAAACACTTCCGAAGAGGAACTCTTCTTCTTTACTTATGTCTCGGCGTCCGATGACTACGGTGCCGTGGTTCCCTTCTTTCTGAATAGCAAGAATGTCGTCCGCTATGGATTCACCTGTCGTGCAGACTTTTGCGTCTTCAAAAGGTGAACTGCAACTGATGATGTATTCATCATTAATTGCACTATTACTAATGTTGTTGCTGGCAAGTAGGCCTCGAGCCTTTGCCAGCTTTTGTTTATACTCAACGACAAGTTCGGCGCATTCAGCACGCCACCGATACTCAGATTCAAATAAATCTTTGTCTGGAAGCCTTTCGATAATGAGCAGCGTCACAAGTACGTCTGGAATGGATCGAATCATTCTGGCTGTATATTCCACAGCTTCAAAAGAAGGCTTGGAAGAATCGAATGCCACAAGGATGTTGTAGATGTTCATACTTCAGGATACCTCCCACGGGCTGACTTAAATACGGGGAGTTCGTGAAAACATGTAAGCAGCGCGCTTACAAACTCCGTAACTGATGAATAAAAAACGCTATTTTTTGCCGAAAAGTGCATGCAGATATTGTTCAAGGTGTCGGG
It contains:
- a CDS encoding universal stress protein; the encoded protein is MNIYNILVAFDSSKPSFEAVEYTARMIRSIPDVLVTLLIIERLPDKDLFESEYRWRAECAELVVEYKQKLAKARGLLASNNISNSAINDEYIISCSSPFEDAKVCTTGESIADDILAIQKEGNHGTVVIGRRDISKEEEFLFGSVSSDLLRQFTDCALWVVNSKSE